Below is a window of Nicotiana tabacum cultivar K326 chromosome 19, ASM71507v2, whole genome shotgun sequence DNA.
TAAAAACTTTGGCTACCCATTTTTCCTTTGCCGCAGTACTAGTGCACTAGTTAGTCAAGTTTGCCTGAGAAGAAAACCCCCATTTCACAATGTGAAGCTAGTgaacttgtctttttgttttccaATTCATGAAAATGAATGTTAATATGTGATGAAGATCTCTGATTGGTAACCCGCACATTCCTGATCTCCTCCGCACCTATCATTGTTGTTGTGTTAGTTCTGGGGTGTTCACATCAAGTATTGATGTTTGAGCTGTGTTCAGCACTATTATAGTGCACAAAATGCCTTGTTGATGACCGACAACTTGCGCTCTTTTTCTGGCAGGATACGTGATGATATTGAGAAGGAGGATGCCTTTCATGGTTTATGTGCAATGGTAGTTTTGTCTTTTAATATTGCCTCTTTAGTTCAGATCACAATGACTGAATACTGCTAAACTCTTATGAATATCCTATTATTGACAGCTTTGGATTTCTGCCTTTTTAAGCCTGAAAATCTTTATAGCCCAACCTCAAGCACTGAACTGGTTTGACAAGACTAAATTCTGAATGCCATAAAATTGGGAAAGTATCTCtttgtatatttttaaaatttaacttTACTTTGTCCTCTCTCTTGGCCACTTACATCACTTTGTAAATTGGGACACTATCTCTTTGTGAATGCGATGAAGAAGATGCCAATTGGCTTAGAGGTAGTCATGATTTTATATCAAACTAGAGATTTGGTACTACAGGTGCAATATCATTCAGTATAATCAACTATAACTTTATTTAAGTGAAGCAAAAATTTAATGAAAGACTTCAGATTATGACAGATATGGatttatcaaaatatttttggcAGAATATCAATGTATCGTGGAAAATTATGGCAGAATATCCATGATGGATACAAATACTATAGAAATGCAAGACGTTCTCATAAATTCAAAACCAGTGAAGAGTTATTCTTTAGAACCTGTTAAATTTATTATCTGAATGGAGGAGCGGTTTCATTTTTTCCAGGTTAAGGCAAATCCATCAGGTGCAATGAATTCACTTGTCTTTATGTGTAAAGCCATTGCAAGTTGGCATGTAAGCTTTCTATTTTCTGTTGTATTTCAATAGTGGAGGGAAATACGAAATTCGGAGAACTTTCCTTATGGTTGTGATCCTTTTCAGGAGATAAGAAGCGAAGATTTACACAAAGAAATCTGTCTGGTTCTGCAAGGATATAAGCAAGTAAGCACTGCTTGATATAATACTCCCTCCATCCCAATTCATGTGAAGTGTTTGActaggcacggagtttaagaaataaaggaagacttttgaaacttatgtTCTGAAACAAATCATAGATATTTTTGTGGCTAGAAATCATCTCATAAAGGGTAAAAAGGAAAATTTAAAGTTGAAATTGTTACTAAATATAGGAAGGTGTTATTCTTTTTGGAACTgactaaaaatgaaagaatgtcacataaattgggatggaGGGAGTAGTTTATTGTGGCATAATACCTAACTACCCTCCTGAGGTTGAAATTATTTATTTGGTGCGCAGTGCATAAGACAAAAATAGTTCAGGTGTTCACCGAATAAACAGTGCCAAGTTCGGGTTATATTTTTGCATTaagcttttctttttttaatctgCTAGAAGGGTATCTTTTCATGATGTCTTTATCGTTTTACTCGCTAATTTGTGAGTAGATCTTTGAGGGGTTTCCTGACCAATTTGCTCCTGGGATGCCACTAGTTTAACATCGGCTCTGATGAAATTATCTTTCTGTTTCCTTAATGAATTATTTTGTTGTTTCATCTGGAGATGAACCTGGTGAATAAatggggaaaaagaagaaaagtatcTCATTTTTCTCATGAGCTCTCACTGGTATATTATCTGGAGGTATAAGATGTCTAATGCATTATTCTGAGGTTGGAAATATTTTGCCAGATGCTCAAGGATGGTGCTTGGGAACAGTTCATGTCAGCTTTGGAGCCCTCAGTGAAGGACAAGTTGTTAAAGTATCAAGTTTAATTTCTTATTGACAGAGAATGTCTTCCAAGTTCCAATGCTTGTTGTCATGGCTATATTATACTTCAGATCTATGGATCTATTGGCTTCGTGTTCGTTTGAGTATTAGCATTATCTGATTGTTGTTGAGCCGTGCATGTGGAGCAAGACAAAGTTTTGGGTTCAATTTCCTCCATGGAACATTCTCATTGAAGATTGAAGCTATTCATATTCTTTTGAAGCTTCAGTTGCTCTGGTTTTGGGCACAGCAGTTATCCCGGAAGCTGAGGTTCATCATATTAAGTGTACAGGTGTGCTTTGTTACAATTGCATTTTATTTTTTGTGTCTGTCCTGAATCTATTGAAGGGGGTGATCCTAAGTTCTTGGGTAATTGGGTTTGATAATTTCTTCTCGGGTTAAGGAgcaatttttcttatttttaactTTACAATTGTAAGGTTCCATTTGGTGGTTTAAGTCTACATAGCATGTCTGAGAATTTGTTTATTTACCTTTTCTTCTGGAGGATAGGACTAGATGGTCTGTTGGGAGGTCgaatgaggtaagcaataataaTAGTCTGTACTTTGTGGTTTATTGGTGGGGGTTTACATATACGTACCTTTGAAAGGAATTATTGTAACATTTTTATCCTGCGATAATGTCTTCAATTCCCCGTCTatagaaaatatgaaaaatattcgATAGTTATGATTCGAACGAAAATGCCAAAGTGACATTGTATTCAAAGATGCTTTATTGAAGATTCTGAGTGTAAATGTTCGATTGAGTTTTGTTAAGAATTGCTAAATTGGTTTTAATGTCTGCTTGTGCTGGTGAACTGTATACCTCTCCCCCACTCTCTAATCTGATCACATCATAGCCTCTGAAAATGGGGCATTCGAAGCATCACTCTCATTCTATACTCAGCAACGCGATTGAAACAATCTACTTGTAACCTTGAGGAAGTATTGCCCCTTTAATGAAATCTAAGACATTGTATATATAGTTGTCTCCATATGGAAAAATGTTTTGGCCAATGGCAGCTGCATGAACATTTGATTGAAACGACTAATACTCAGATAAGATTGAAGTTGTTTCCTAGATTGTGGTGTGTGATGGAATATGGTGCTGTTGAAACACTCACTAGCAAGGCCACTTTTGTGTCTGTTGAATATGAAATGCAGATATACAGTATATTCTGTTTACTACTTTGCTGCATTTTCTAACTTTTCCCAAATTTCTTTTCTTCTCATGTCTTCTATGCGTTCCACGGCTTCTTGGATTTCAAGTTGTAAAAGGCACTTGGAATAGAGAAATGGTGCTAGAGCTTCAAGCATTCCCTTAACATTTTCTGTCAATTGTCGAACACTTTTGCTCCAATGCCCCTCCAGATTCTTCTCCATCCCTTCAACTAGAATTGGAAAAACCTCTTCCATTGCTTGTGATGCCATCTTCCAGAATTGCTCATTGTTCCACACATACAATGCGCGTTCTGCAACCTAAAATCAAAACATTTAGTAGTCTCCAAAATCATCTCTTTACATAAGGTGTGTTTAGTACGATTGAAACACTTTCTAGAGAGTCGGTTTGTGGTGTTTGGTTTAGAAAAAATGTTTTCCTTTGAAAAACATCTATCATAAAAATGGAGAATATGAATTCCCTCACTTATGGGCGGAAGTTATATTTCTTACAAAAATCTTACCTTTTAACTACCACTTaggcattattattattataattattattattaataatctTTAATACTCAAATGTTTTATCAAAACACTCTCTGGTTTACTAATAAAATTGTTGATCCTTAATATATGTATTTTTCTCAAGATATTTTCTTTCACCAACAGAACACCGGCAACCATTTTTCATGGACAACATATTGGAGAAAAACATTTTCCATGGAAAATATGACTTTCGGCGTACCAAACACACTGATAGTGGTTATCCAAATAGTCTTAGGCTGGAAGCTAAAGGGGAGGCACTGGCTTTTACCTGTGAGTTCCAACTGTTTAAACACTTGCTAATTTTGGTGCACAAAGGCAGTGCTAGTTCTTTGTACAGTTGAGGATGTAGAGTTTCCACAAGTTCTTCCAATTCACCAATAAGCAGAACTTCCTTCTGGCAATTTGTTACTGGCCAATACCTCAAAATACCTCTAATAACAACCTCACCAAGCTTTGGCTCTTTCTGCACAAACTGAGATACACAATAGGCCAATTGCCTGTGGTAAACTTGCATCCCTTTTGGCTTATGCAAAGGGACAAGAACTCTCACTAAAAATAGTTTATGCTCTTCTTTCAAAGGAACACTAAAGCCATTGATAATTGTGCCCCATATCTCAAGAAGTTCTCCTATTCCAGGGTTCCTTTGATCAGTCTCAAAAACATAGTGCAAAAATACATCATTCATTTCCTTTCTCATGAATGGTCTATAGAATGTTAATTTTGAATAAATTCTGTGGAACACATTCTTCAAGCTGTCACGTTCCCTTTGGTCTTCAGATTGGAACAATGTGAGGAGATTAAGAAGGAAAGAATGGTCAATGTAAATTCGGAGCGATTCGACACTTGTTCTAGTGACAATCCTGAGGAAAATGTCATAAACTATTTGCAAATGTGGCCAAGAGGGTGTAGGATTACTCACAAGGTCATCGTCGTCGGGTAATATTGAGGCAACATAGTAAATTGGTGGAGAAAGTGGCCTAAAAAGATTAGTGGACAACATTTTGAAAAGGGGTGAAAGTACTTGATCATCAAGTGGTTGTATGATAGTCTTGATTATTGAAAGGAGTTGAATGAGTTTTAGCCTCTTTAAATCCTGTTGTGAAGGGGATTCTTGTGGATCAGTGAAAGTGTAAGTGAAAGAACAGTAAGAAATAAGAGAGAGCAATTCCTCTGTTTCAGAATCAAGAAAATTTGACATGTTCCTGGAATCTAAAAGGAGTTGTTTTAGAGTTGTGGGTGTTTTTCTTGGAGAGTTTTTTGGGCTGTATGTTTTTCTTGGGGAAGATCTTGGAGAGTTTTTTGGGCTATTTCCATTAAACCCacccattttttctttttgcctCTTGCGAGTCGTCTGACAAAAAAGACTTTCTAACTTGATAAAAGAACTTGAAATCGTCGATCTCTTTCTTAAAGATTGAGATGAGTGGTCCTCACCTCAAAAGAGTATTTGGAGGCAAATGCAGAAGGTGGGAGCGAATGGTTAATGGTTTATTTAAAGCAAAGATTAGTATAATTCTTTCTCATAGATTAGTGTAAAGAGGAACAAGAAACACGATGTTTAAGAGAAAAGACTCTTGGAAATGTCCGATGATTAGGAGGTTTTTAAAGTAAAGACAGATAGGTAAAAGATAAGGTAAACTTTGTTTCTGGAATATTAATGGCCAGCTCTTCTATGCTCCTGGTTAATTTTTTTAGAGATATTGATGCTTCATTACTTAGTCATCAAAGCAAAGCTCTTGGCTAATTTTCCattacttcaatttttttttttatttataaatatagtAGGAGGTACCAAAAAAGATTTTTATTCGGttcaacaaaagaaacaacaaataTCATTCGAATGTATGCACATAGTTGGATATTCCTGTAACCATTACTTTTAAATTTGTGAAATGAAATAATGCATGTAACATTTGACGATTGTGTAACGTTAAACTTGTAAAATTGAAAAAGATATATGCAGGTAATTTACATGAATTTGTTCAAAACTACATTCTTCCGTTATATTCCTTACATTAAGATACACTCTTATATAGAATCATGGTAAGTAGTTTGAGGGAAGCCACAAGCGCAGACTGTCAAGGCATTTTATAAAGTTCTTATATGCGCGCTCATGCAGTAAGAAGGATGCTGTTTATCACTATGGTAAACTAATATAATTTGATTTAAATATGGGGTATCACTAAATTGTTTTCGGGAGATATATACCATGCATGATTATATGCGTTCAAAGCCACTTATGTTCCTTCATCGATAAATTACACTGTATAGTTAGGTAATTTTTATATacttatgtacatatatatacttgtttacccgaaaaatggataacaattgaatttatacgtgattttaaggatacgtgatataacttggcacaaattgagaaaatatatatatatattagtattgaaattaactgtaaaagaaataaatgcaaaccaaatgaatcaaatagCCTTGGCCCTCAAGTTCGATCACCCTCAAACCAAGTGGAGAATAAACTGACACAAGAATAAAATGACTAGATATTGAAAACCAAAAGAAAGACagtatattgctttgtattgcATAAAATATGTCCTACtctacaaatgatcagaccccctttatatagtagggaagtcCTACTCTTGATATAATTCTAAATATAGTAAGAAATCTCATGATAGGTTAATTAATTGGTCTTTCCTTGATATGTGTCGGGATTTCCGCCGTGATTCTCGCCCAATTGCGGATATTTCGGCTTTCTATTTTTTGGCTCGATAAGCTTCTCTCAGTCTCGCTCGATCTCTATCGTGTTCGATCCCGATCTTGGACAGTTCCAAGCTCGATCGGTCTCTAGGTTACGAGCTCGGCACTCAAACCTTACATCACGGTTCGATATTACACGAGTTCGAACCTTGTCCTATTATGTTTCAATCTCGATTAGTCATACGAAGGGCAAtcttgattttgaccgtatacagatagtcccctcgtttctcagaaagaaGATGGAGAGAAACGATATGAATTGCTGAACTCCGACTAGATAGGTAATGGCATCAGCGACGAGCCCGATTATGATGTATGCGAcgaaacgtcccgtcggtccagttaccaagACATTAAATGCCTGTCAGTCGTTGGTCGGCCATTACCGGTTCCGAACCGCCGCTAGCAACCTATAAGAACCCTAGCTTTTctcatttcaaacttttacaCTCAAAGCTCTTTCTActcttgcttcttcttcttcagaaaatCCCTTTGCTTCACAATTTTCACACCCAAATTTCTAAAACTCTAATCAAACCGCATACCATCCTAATTCTCTTTTCCCTTGTTCATTAATGGAAAAACTTCCAAAACCGTGCCGCAAAATGAGGCCGCTTCTACATCACGATCCGCCGGTGGTGAGGCTGCGGCGGAGCCCCTCCCTGAGGAATTCATTCCGGTAGGGTGCCCAACCGTCATTGACTTTAAGGTCGAAAAGGTCTCCTTGGTACCGGGATGATGTGAGccggtctcgaggtacatatgctcAATCACCGAAAAGATCCTCGACAAAGTCAAAGAGGAATGCAACTAGGACAAAAAACATGTAGTAGTCCCATTGCATGAGGAATCTATTACTACCCATGTAgaggggtttctaagtgtttacacttaccccttcatgtTAGGTCCCTTAGACCCTGTCATCGCCGCCTTCTGCAAGAGATACGACATGACCCTTGGCCAgatccatccttccttttggagaatagtgattctcctccGATTTTTCATAAGCAAAATCGAGGGATGTCTTTTCACCCTCGGTCACTTTATGCGCctttacagtccccgactctatcggGGAGGGCTAATCAAGCTCGCTCGCCGGGCCAATAAAGCCCCATTTTCGAGCATAGACGAGGCTCGtgaccgaggttggatgggctGATTTGTCCGAATAAGGACTTCTGACCTGATCCCTGCTGAAGACATGCCGTTttctgagaaatggaacatgaaccGTGAGTAATATTTCGCCTTGAatgttcaattttgctatttttcttcttaTCCTCTTTCTTCATCTATGTTTTTGGTGTTGTAGCTGTGGCCCAGATGCCGGACCCGATTCCGAAACTCAAGCAATGGGTCGAGGGACTGGTGTCGCAGAAAACATACTCCGAACATGCTTGGATGGAGTTATCAAAGGGTCGATGAGAGGCCCGCAATCATGGTAAGTTTCTCTTAGAACGGTTACCGTTCGGGCTTCTTCTCTTGCTTACTCCCTTTTTTTCCTTTGTAGGCCTCGGGAAGGATGTTGcaatgaggcccccatctggtgaAGAAGAAGTCCTTCTACCTGCTCCGAAGCAGgccaaagagaagaagagaaaaggggcTCCGAGTTCCCCGGTCTCGGAAAAGAAAAAACCGGCGAGGAAGTCTCGCAAGCCCAAAGGGGATACTCGTGTTATGCCTTCGGACTTAATCCGCCGACTAAGGGACGAGTCTGAAGAAGGAGAAAAGGAATATAACTCCAAACTAGTGGGCCGTGTGCGGGCTGGTGCTTTGATACAAAAGTACTCTGAACTAGCGGAGGCTGATGAGGGAGCTTTGGCCGAAGTTCCTGAACCAGGTAGAGTTGAGGCCACTCCATCCCAAGCCGAGATGGTCGAGAGAGAGACCGGGAGCGAGGCTTCCCGGGCAGCGGAAGATGTCTCGAGGGACGAGGTCAGAATAATCGACATTTTTGGATGCCCTCAGATTTTGTACGCTATGATCCGTGAAGCCAATATGTTGGAAGGTCGCTCTTACGAATGTATCTAGGGGCGACTGGtatccatggcttcttggatGGGTTCGAGTCCGCTGCCTCGGAGGATGTCACCGGGTTTGGTGGTTTATCAGTACCGAAGAAAGTACCATCATCGGGCGCTACCGGGTCTTCATTGAGCCCAAAACTGGTGGACCGATTCCCGACCCCAAGTATTAACTCCGATCGAAGGCGAAATATAGTGCTTTCtgtcccggaggatgcccgggttttCTCTCCCCCATAGGGATTGCTAGCTACCTTAGATCCTTAGTGACCGAGGAAGACCAAGCAGTGATGAACGCGGTGGAAGACGCTTGCTTGTTTAATGAGGCCCAacatgctctgaatcgggtaacttcgtGGGTctctcaattatttcttttaaacttGGAGTTGTAGATAATTCTAATATCTTCTTCCTTGTTTGAAGGCTTCGGTGTTATATCACGAGGCTTTCCTCCTaatccgggaggagcacgagGATGAGGTTCGGGACCTCACTGAAAAAAGTGACATATACAAGCTTCTCTGTGAGAAGTTTCAGGCCGATTTAGTAACGGCTCGAGATGAGCATGCCGAGATGGCCGAGCAGGTATTCCGAATGATTCACGATAGTGGAGACGAATTGGAGATAATACTAACGATCCGATTCTGCAGGTCCGGCAGAGGCTTGAACAAATTGGACGACTCGAAAAAGGAAACCGTCCAAGCGCAATTGGAGTCGGCCAAGACCCAACTCCAAGCTTTAAAAGAGAAGGCCTCGGTGCAGGTTGAGAAGATCAAGGAGCTTCAGTCTCAGTTGGGTTTGTCCATATCTGATAAGGCAAGCTTGGCCAACGAACTTGAAGTGGCTAGATCTGAGGTGGTCGTGGCCAACACAAAagctgatgctaaagtggcccagtTTAAGGTCGACGTCGAGGCCATCCAGGCCAAGGGCATGGTAGATCATGCAAAATGGCAAGCTCGAAGGGAAGCCTTCGAGGGAGTTCATGCCCAGGGCTTCGATATTATGGCCGAAATCGAAAATGCCAAAGGAAAGGAAGCCAGGGCCCGGAGGTTGGCCTTCCCTAAGGAAGACTCCGAGAGCTCAAGTGAATCCGAAGACGGAGAAGATCCCGAGGATGGAGATGCAACCTCCGATGAGGACCAAGCCACTTaggactttttttatttttcttttgtattttttctgaGGCCATTTTTGGCTGTTGTAACTTTTGCATTAGACCTATTTGACCTTTGTAAAAAActattgtatataaatataaGGCTTTTCGTTCTCTTTCGTCTCTCAtaattttc
It encodes the following:
- the LOC107800096 gene encoding serine/threonine protein phosphatase 2A 57 kDa regulatory subunit B' beta isoform — translated: MGGFNGNSPKNSPRSSPRKTYSPKNSPRKTPTTLKQLLLDSRNMSNFLDSETEELLSLISYCSFTYTFTDPQESPSQQDLKRLKLIQLLSIIKTIIQPLDDQVLSPLFKMLSTNLFRPLSPPIYYVASILPDDDDLVSNPTPSWPHLQIVYDIFLRIVTRTSVESLRIYIDHSFLLNLLTLFQSEDQRERDSLKNVFHRIYSKLTFYRPFMRKEMNDVFLHYVFETDQRNPGIGELLEIWGTIINGFSVPLKEEHKLFLVRVLVPLHKPKGMQVYHRQLAYCVSQFVQKEPKLGEVVIRGILRYWPVTNCQKEVLLIGELEELVETLHPQLYKELALPLCTKISKCLNSWNSQVAERALYVWNNEQFWKMASQAMEEVFPILVEGMEKNLEGHWSKSVRQLTENVKGMLEALAPFLYSKCLLQLEIQEAVERIEDMRRKEIWEKLENAAK